The Tindallia magadiensis genome includes a window with the following:
- a CDS encoding xanthine phosphoribosyltransferase translates to MVDLYQERNVRGMVGINEEYELLRNTVLEQGRVLGDDVLKVDSFLNHQLDVRVLNAIGKLFYQQFGALEIDKILTAEVSGIAIAAIAAQYFQVPVVFAKKTLSKNLDPDTWEGSVYSYTKQQTYQIRVAKRYLGKGEKILILDDFLANGQAIKGMHQILEESEAVLMGTGVVIEKSFQAGKEMLRDQGVEVHSLIKVTSLEGQQIQLREK, encoded by the coding sequence TTGGTAGATTTGTATCAGGAAAGGAACGTGAGAGGAATGGTAGGCATCAATGAAGAATATGAATTACTGCGCAATACGGTTCTGGAGCAGGGAAGAGTATTGGGAGACGATGTGCTAAAGGTAGATAGTTTTTTGAATCATCAGTTGGATGTAAGGGTATTAAATGCAATAGGAAAACTTTTTTATCAGCAGTTTGGAGCGTTGGAGATTGACAAGATATTAACAGCGGAAGTGTCTGGTATTGCTATTGCCGCTATTGCGGCTCAATATTTTCAAGTACCGGTTGTATTTGCAAAAAAAACCCTTTCTAAAAACTTGGATCCGGACACTTGGGAAGGCAGCGTGTATTCATATACCAAGCAGCAAACCTATCAGATCAGAGTGGCAAAACGCTACTTGGGAAAAGGAGAAAAAATTCTAATTCTGGATGATTTTCTAGCCAATGGCCAGGCGATTAAGGGGATGCATCAAATTCTTGAAGAGTCGGAAGCTGTACTGATGGGGACTGGTGTAGTAATAGAAAAAAGCTTTCAAGCAGGAAAGGAAATGCTTCGAGATCAAGGTGTTGAAGTTCATTCTTTGATAAAAGTGACCTCCTTAGAAGGACAGCAGATACAGTTAAGAGAAAAGTGA